From one Myxococcales bacterium genomic stretch:
- a CDS encoding kinase, with product MTGDFPWLRRLAAFQRLELRLDENLAPAAARVYWPLANKIAARCAGRDAPLLVGLNGPQGSGKTTGAALLRFLLGELGLAAVALSIDDFYLPWPERQALQAGHPDNPYYRVSRGNPGTHDLALAHRVLDTLSTATATDSTRLPQFDKSLHDGKGDRLPPERWPVFHGRPAVILLEGWLVGAPVLPADLLDRLKSTQPEVMAWERENDPDGRYGRALNEALGAYESVWNRLDVLVVLRIPSLAKIREWRTAQERELRRAAGQGMSDEETADFVKPYLLLTAVHGRQVLGNCRFGLTDFLIEIGEDQQPWRLVECPRAVPDAAADGPANGAEA from the coding sequence ATGACCGGCGATTTCCCCTGGCTCCGGCGCCTGGCCGCTTTTCAACGCCTGGAATTGCGTCTCGACGAAAATCTGGCGCCGGCCGCCGCGCGTGTCTACTGGCCGCTGGCCAATAAAATCGCCGCGCGCTGCGCGGGCCGCGATGCGCCGCTGTTGGTCGGCCTCAACGGGCCGCAAGGCTCCGGCAAAACCACCGGCGCGGCGCTGCTGCGTTTTCTGCTCGGCGAATTGGGTCTGGCCGCGGTCGCGCTTTCCATCGACGATTTTTATCTGCCGTGGCCGGAGCGGCAGGCGTTGCAAGCCGGCCATCCCGACAACCCCTACTATCGGGTTTCGCGCGGCAACCCCGGCACGCACGACCTCGCGCTGGCGCACCGGGTGCTCGACACCCTGTCGACGGCCACGGCGACGGATTCGACGCGGTTGCCGCAATTCGACAAATCGCTGCACGACGGCAAAGGCGATCGCCTGCCGCCCGAGCGCTGGCCCGTTTTTCACGGCCGGCCGGCGGTGATTCTGCTGGAAGGCTGGCTGGTTGGCGCGCCGGTCTTGCCGGCCGATCTGCTCGACCGCCTGAAGAGTACGCAGCCGGAGGTCATGGCCTGGGAGCGGGAGAACGATCCCGACGGGCGGTACGGCCGGGCGTTGAACGAAGCGCTCGGCGCGTACGAATCGGTGTGGAACCGGCTCGATGTGCTGGTCGTGCTGCGGATTCCCTCGCTGGCCAAGATTCGCGAATGGCGCACCGCGCAGGAGCGCGAATTGCGCCGCGCCGCCGGACAGGGCATGAGCGACGAGGAAACGGCCGATTTCGTCAAACCCTACCTGTTATTGACCGCCGTGCACGGCCGGCAGGTGCTGGGGAATTGCCGGTTCGGCCTGACGGATTTTTTGATTGAAATCGGCGAGGATCAGCAGCCCTGGCGGCTCGTGGAATGCCCGCGCGCCGTCCCGGATGCGGCGGCGGACGGGCCGGCGAACGGAGCGGAGGCATGA